Genomic DNA from Frondihabitans sp. PAMC 28766:
CCCGGTGATTCGTGGTTCACAGCGCGGAAGGCAATCGATGAACGAGTCAGGCTCCCCTCAGGGGTCCAGCGATGACGGCCTTCGCGCAACCCCGGCACCGGCCGCGACGCCGGCTTTCGGCGAGGGGCTCCTCTTCACCGACGGCATGATCGAGCTCGAAGACGACCACGGCTACCGCGGCACCGCCGCCGCTCGCGCCGCCGGCATCAGCTACCGCCAGCTCGACTACTGGGCCCGCACGGGTCTCGTCGAGCCCACGGTGCGCGGTGCGTCAGGGTCGGGCACCCAGCGTCTCTACGGATTCCGCGACATCCTGGTGCTCAAGCTCGTCAAGCGCCTGCTCGACACCGGCATCTCGCTGCAGCAGATCCGCACCGCCGTCAATCAACTTCGTGAGTCGGGCGTCAACGACCTGGCCCAGACCACGCTCATGAGCGACGGAGCCTCCGTCTACCTCTGCACGTCCAACGACGAGGTAATCGACCTCGTCTCGCGCGGGCAAGGCGTTTTCGGCATCGCCGTCGGCAAGGTGCTGCGCGAGGTCGAGTCGAGCCTCGTCGAGCTCGACGCCACCCCCGCGCAGGATCCTGCGGACGAGCTGGCGAACCGCCGCTCCAACCGCGCCTCCTGACTTTCGCAAAACTCCCGTAACCGGCAGAAGCTCTAGTCCGCGGACTAGAGCTTCTGCCGGTTACGGGAGCGGTGGCCAGCTATGAAGGCCGGGGCAGGGTCAGCGCGAGCCGACGGCGGGCTCGGCGTAGTCGCCGATCTTCGCGGTGCGCATGATGCGCTCGAGCAGCTGATCGAAGTTGCGCGCCATCTCCTGGGCGCTCTCGCCCGGCCAGACGTGCAGCGGTTTGGCCGCGCCCTGGGCCTGCTGCAGTGAGGTGCGCTCGGGCAGCTGCGGCGAGAGCACGAGCGGCCCGAACATGTCGCGCAGCTCTTTGATTCGGAACTGGTGCTCGAGCGACTGCACGCGAGCCCGGTTGACGATGATGCCGAGCGGCTGGAGGCGGGGCGAGAGCCCGCGACGGATCTCTTCGATGGCACGTAGGGCGCGGTCGGCGGCGGCGACCGAGAAGAGACCGGGTTCGGTGACGACGGTGACGCGGTCGGAGGCGGCCCACGCGGTGCGCGTGAGGGCGTTGAGCGAGGGGGCGCAGTCGATCAGCACGAGGTCGTAGTCGGCCTCGACGGTGGCGAGCGCCTCCTCCAACTTCCAGATGTCGCGGATGGACGGGTGTGG
This window encodes:
- a CDS encoding MerR family transcriptional regulator, with protein sequence MIELEDDHGYRGTAAARAAGISYRQLDYWARTGLVEPTVRGASGSGTQRLYGFRDILVLKLVKRLLDTGISLQQIRTAVNQLRESGVNDLAQTTLMSDGASVYLCTSNDEVIDLVSRGQGVFGIAVGKVLREVESSLVELDATPAQDPADELANRRSNRAS
- a CDS encoding ParA family protein, with amino-acid sequence MHVLSVSSLKGGVGKTTVTLGLTSAAFAKGLRTLVVDLDPQSDVSTGLDITVAGHLNVADVLASPKEKTVRAAIAPSGWTKGRTGKIDVMIGSPSAINFDGPHPSIRDIWKLEEALATVEADYDLVLIDCAPSLNALTRTAWAASDRVTVVTEPGLFSVAAADRALRAIEEIRRGLSPRLQPLGIIVNRARVQSLEHQFRIKELRDMFGPLVLSPQLPERTSLQQAQGAAKPLHVWPGESAQEMARNFDQLLERIMRTAKIGDYAEPAVGSR